The genomic region GGCGAAGTGGGCGAGGAGCTGGAAGGGCACCGAGGTGTCGGGGTCCTTGGGGTCCTCGACCGGCGTGGAGTCGGTGGGGATGCGGCGGATGGCCTTCTTGAGCTTGTTCTCCGGCAGGAACAGCGGGATGTGGTTGTCGTAGGACTTGCTCATCTTGCGGCCGTCCACACCCGGCAGGATGCTGGCGTCGCTGTCGTCGATGACGCCCTTGGGCAGCGGGAAGCTGTAGGCGCTACCGAAACGGTGGTTGAAGTACCCGGCGATGTCGGCGGTGTACTCGATGTGCTGGGACTGGTCGCGGCCGACCGGGACGCGGGTGGCCTCCATGATGAGGATGTCGGCGGCCATGAGGATGGGGTAGTTGTACAGCCCCATGTTGATCCCCGCGTCGAGGTCGGTGATCCCGGCCTCGTTGTTGCGGTCGCGGGCGGCCTTGTAGGCGTGCGCCCGGTTCATGAGGCCCTTGGGGGTCAGGGCGCTCAGGATGGTGGTGAGCTCGAAGGTCTCCGGGACGCTGGACTGCCGGTAGATGACGGTCTGCTCCGGGTCGAGCCCGCACGCGAGCCAGGTGGCAGCGCCTGACCGGATGCTGTGGCGGAGCTCGTCGGCGTCCTTGATGGTGTTGAGCGCGTGGTAGTCCGCGATGAAGTAGTACGTGTCGTACTCGCGCGCGGCCGCCAGGGCGGGCTTGATCGCGCCGATGTAGTTGCCCAGGTGGAAGTCACCGGTGGGCTTGATCCCGGTCAGGTAGATGTTCGCTGCCATGCCTCTACCCTAGCGGCGCTCCGGCCCCTGTCCGTGTGCGCGGCCGGGGAGCGCCCGGCCGGTCCGCAGGACGGGCCGGCCGAGGGGCCATCGAGGGCGTGCATGCTCACGTTCTGGCTTCGACTCCCACTCTCAGACATACTCAGGGTATGAGTTCTACGGATACCACTATCAAGGTCCCCAGGAGACTGCGCGACCGGATCAGCGAACGCGCCAAGCGCGAACACGTGACCCTCGCGGTCGCGATCGAG from Nocardiopsis aegyptia harbors:
- a CDS encoding tryptophan--tRNA ligase, which encodes MAANIYLTGIKPTGDFHLGNYIGAIKPALAAAREYDTYYFIADYHALNTIKDADELRHSIRSGAATWLACGLDPEQTVIYRQSSVPETFELTTILSALTPKGLMNRAHAYKAARDRNNEAGITDLDAGINMGLYNYPILMAADILIMEATRVPVGRDQSQHIEYTADIAGYFNHRFGSAYSFPLPKGVIDDSDASILPGVDGRKMSKSYDNHIPLFLPENKLKKAIRRIPTDSTPVEDPKDPDTSVPFQLLAHFADEDRVADVRKRLEAGGMGWGDLKNELFEAVNAELAPKRARYEELMAEPARIDEILEAGSARARERAREVIDRVRAAIGVG